A genomic segment from Janthinobacterium sp. 64 encodes:
- a CDS encoding DUF4178 domain-containing protein → MQTVSCPSCGAEVRFRSHASVLAVCEYCHSTILKDADSVRDMGKMSAVLEDYSPIQIGTAGVHDGLHFTVVGRIQQRYSAGTWNEWYLLFDDASTAWLGDSSGLYTLTRERSTQGSLPVFGELAPGKRYTLCGEPYTAAEIRSAECIAGQGELPFKVGAGWRIQVADFRNYASFVTLDYTDGPQPVVYQGVAVTLDSLKCQLLRDDDAIAKSAGKYRGKLDALDCPSCGSGIKYVPGAAAQLVCPACHAQLDASGPEAQVLAIGKQVHDNADITLELGASAKISNADFTVIGMMRRADDEGSEWNEYLLYNARAGFFWLVETDDGWSRSNVLPNWPNWASLDAATCTLDGATYRKLYDYGSQVVYAAGAFNWKVAVGDSTRVYEFEQGQTKLAAELTGEEMTWSRSVPVAYDQMAAWFGAAFHGASKTTNIQLSHRGIAKVFIVIVLVLNAIPMFVSFSSTLMWSLLGCLALFLPAAFLDKNAKNPP, encoded by the coding sequence ATGCAAACTGTTTCCTGTCCCAGCTGCGGCGCGGAAGTCCGCTTCCGCTCGCACGCTTCCGTGCTCGCCGTGTGCGAGTACTGCCACAGCACCATCCTCAAGGACGCCGATTCCGTCAGGGACATGGGCAAGATGTCGGCCGTCCTGGAAGACTATTCACCTATCCAGATCGGCACGGCCGGCGTGCACGACGGCCTGCACTTCACGGTCGTCGGGCGCATCCAGCAGCGCTACAGCGCCGGCACGTGGAACGAGTGGTATCTGCTGTTCGATGACGCCAGCACGGCGTGGCTGGGCGACTCGTCCGGCCTGTACACCTTGACGCGCGAGCGCAGCACGCAAGGTAGCTTACCCGTCTTTGGCGAGCTGGCGCCGGGCAAGCGCTATACGCTCTGCGGCGAGCCGTACACGGCGGCCGAGATCCGCAGCGCCGAATGCATCGCCGGTCAGGGCGAGCTGCCGTTCAAGGTGGGCGCCGGCTGGCGCATCCAGGTGGCGGACTTCCGCAACTACGCCAGCTTTGTCACGCTCGACTACACGGATGGTCCGCAACCGGTCGTCTACCAAGGCGTCGCCGTCACCCTGGACAGTTTAAAGTGCCAGCTGCTGCGCGATGATGACGCCATCGCCAAAAGCGCCGGCAAGTACCGCGGCAAGCTCGATGCGCTCGACTGCCCGTCCTGCGGCAGCGGCATCAAATATGTACCGGGTGCGGCGGCGCAACTCGTGTGCCCCGCCTGCCATGCGCAGCTCGACGCCAGCGGCCCGGAAGCGCAGGTGCTGGCCATCGGCAAGCAAGTGCACGACAACGCCGACATCACGCTGGAACTGGGCGCCAGCGCGAAGATCAGCAATGCCGACTTTACGGTGATCGGCATGATGCGCCGCGCCGACGACGAAGGCAGCGAGTGGAACGAATACCTGCTGTACAACGCGCGCGCCGGCTTCTTCTGGCTGGTGGAAACGGACGATGGCTGGTCGCGCTCAAACGTGCTGCCGAACTGGCCCAACTGGGCCTCGCTGGACGCCGCCACCTGCACGCTCGATGGCGCCACCTACCGCAAACTGTATGACTACGGCTCGCAGGTGGTGTACGCGGCGGGCGCCTTCAACTGGAAAGTGGCCGTCGGCGACAGCACGCGCGTCTATGAATTCGAGCAGGGACAGACCAAACTGGCAGCGGAGCTCACCGGCGAAGAAATGACCTGGTCGCGCTCCGTGCCCGTCGCCTATGACCAGATGGCCGCCTGGTTCGGCGCCGCCTTCCATGGCGCCAGCAAAACGACGAATATCCAGCTGAGCCACCGTGGCATCGCCAAGGTCTTCATCGTCATCGTGCTGGTCCTGAATGCGATCCCGATGTTTGTCTCGTTCTCCAGCACCCTGATGTGGAGTTTGCTGGGCTGCCTGGCGTTGTTCCTGCCCGCCGCTTTTCTCGACAAGAATGCAAAGAATCCCCCATGA
- a CDS encoding SPFH domain-containing protein has protein sequence MSLGSFIKKQFIDVLQWNEETEGVLAWRFPMQDFEIQNGAILNVRESQVAVFVNEGKIADVFGPGTHKLTTQTLPLLTNLKNWDKLFDSPFKSDVYYFSTRVQTGRKWGTPQPITIRDKDFDMIRVRAFGMYSYRIADARTFFTEISGTREIYTRDEVEDQLRGILMSSMASSLGGAHVPFLDMAANQALMAQEVKDGLAQAFARYGVGLDEFNVASISLPEELQAALDERISAGMKGGLGADKMSGYTKFQVANAIPLAAQNEGGMAGIGAGLGAGLSIGQVMAQSMGGALQQPAPAPAAPPAPVEEPIEARLEKLKGLLDKGLISPADYDGAKAELLKKLIG, from the coding sequence ATGAGCCTCGGCAGCTTTATCAAGAAGCAGTTTATCGACGTACTGCAGTGGAACGAAGAAACGGAAGGCGTGCTGGCCTGGCGCTTCCCCATGCAGGATTTCGAGATCCAGAACGGCGCCATCCTGAATGTGCGCGAATCGCAGGTCGCCGTCTTCGTCAATGAAGGCAAGATCGCCGACGTCTTCGGTCCCGGCACGCACAAGCTGACGACACAAACATTACCGCTGCTGACCAACCTTAAAAACTGGGACAAGCTGTTCGACTCGCCCTTCAAGTCTGACGTGTATTACTTCAGCACCCGCGTGCAGACTGGCCGCAAGTGGGGCACGCCGCAGCCGATCACCATCCGCGACAAGGATTTCGACATGATCCGCGTGCGCGCCTTCGGCATGTACTCGTACCGCATCGCCGACGCCCGCACCTTCTTCACCGAAATCAGCGGCACGCGCGAAATCTATACGCGCGACGAGGTGGAAGATCAGTTGCGCGGCATTCTGATGTCGAGCATGGCCAGCTCGCTGGGCGGCGCGCACGTCCCCTTCCTCGACATGGCGGCCAACCAGGCGCTGATGGCGCAGGAAGTCAAGGATGGCCTGGCGCAGGCGTTTGCCCGCTATGGCGTGGGCCTCGATGAGTTCAACGTGGCCAGCATCAGCCTGCCCGAGGAATTGCAGGCGGCGCTCGACGAGCGCATCTCGGCCGGCATGAAGGGCGGCCTGGGCGCCGACAAGATGAGCGGCTACACCAAATTCCAGGTGGCCAACGCGATCCCGCTGGCGGCGCAAAACGAAGGCGGCATGGCCGGCATCGGCGCGGGCCTCGGCGCCGGGCTGTCGATCGGCCAGGTGATGGCGCAAAGCATGGGTGGCGCGCTGCAGCAGCCAGCCCCGGCTCCGGCGGCGCCACCCGCGCCAGTGGAAGAGCCGATCGAGGCGCGCCTGGAAAAACTCAAGGGCCTGCTCGACAAGGGTCTCATTTCGCCGGCCGACTACGACGGCGCCAAGGCTGAACTGCTGAAAAAACTGATCGGCTGA
- a CDS encoding polyamine aminopropyltransferase codes for MNKKILILSVFVVASCGLAYELIAGAMSSYLLGDSILQFSTIIGCYLFAMGVGAHFSKYVKDDDVLSRFVDIELAVGLIGGLSAAILFMTFSWMAAPFRTLLYVMVFLIGALVGMEVPLVMRALNTRQTEFSELVSRVLTFDYLGALAVSLLFPLVLSPYLGLVRTGFLFGMLNVGVGLWSIYVFRAELKNLTGRLLRACAVLLLLITGFAMSDRMVAWGEHGLFGDQIVYSTTTPYQRLVITRWKDDTRLYINGNLQFSSRDEYRYHEALVHPVLEALPWARRVLVLGGGDGLALREILRYPQIEHVTVVDLDPAMTAAFTTRPELAKLNNSAFSDKRVTVVNADAAVWLRNNGDMFDAAIVDFPDPSSFALGKLYSVPFYDLVKKHLAAKGLMVVQSTSPFFAPHAYWTINSTLREVGMRTWPYHAYVPSFGEWGFILASPQLDYTPPTTYRLPMRYLNADTTREMFIFPPDMQPLPMAPNRLNTQSLVHEFEQDWNRVIR; via the coding sequence ATGAACAAAAAGATTCTGATTTTGTCCGTCTTCGTGGTCGCCTCCTGCGGCCTCGCCTATGAACTGATCGCCGGCGCCATGTCCAGCTACCTGCTCGGCGACTCCATCCTGCAGTTTTCCACCATCATAGGCTGTTACCTGTTTGCCATGGGTGTGGGCGCTCACTTTTCAAAGTACGTCAAGGACGACGACGTGCTCTCGCGCTTCGTCGATATCGAACTGGCCGTGGGCTTGATCGGCGGCCTGTCGGCGGCGATTCTGTTCATGACGTTTTCGTGGATGGCCGCGCCATTTCGCACCTTATTGTATGTGATGGTGTTCCTGATCGGCGCACTGGTCGGCATGGAAGTGCCGCTGGTGATGCGCGCCCTGAACACGCGCCAGACGGAATTTTCCGAGCTGGTCAGCCGCGTGCTCACCTTCGATTATCTGGGCGCGCTGGCCGTTTCCCTGCTGTTCCCGCTGGTGTTGTCGCCCTACCTGGGTCTGGTGCGCACGGGCTTCTTGTTCGGCATGCTCAATGTGGGCGTGGGCCTGTGGAGCATCTATGTGTTCCGCGCCGAGCTGAAAAATCTCACCGGGCGTTTGCTGCGCGCCTGCGCCGTGCTGCTGCTGCTGATCACCGGCTTTGCCATGTCGGACCGCATGGTGGCTTGGGGAGAACACGGCCTGTTCGGCGACCAGATCGTGTATTCCACCACCACGCCTTACCAGCGCCTGGTGATCACGCGCTGGAAGGACGATACGCGGCTGTACATCAACGGCAATTTGCAGTTTTCCTCGCGCGATGAGTACCGCTATCACGAGGCGCTGGTGCACCCCGTGCTCGAGGCCTTGCCATGGGCACGCCGCGTGCTGGTGCTGGGCGGCGGCGATGGCCTGGCCCTGCGCGAAATCCTGCGTTATCCACAGATCGAACACGTCACCGTGGTCGACCTCGATCCTGCCATGACGGCCGCGTTCACCACGCGCCCGGAGCTGGCAAAATTGAATAACAGCGCGTTCTCGGACAAGCGCGTCACCGTCGTCAATGCCGATGCCGCCGTTTGGTTGCGCAATAACGGCGACATGTTCGACGCGGCCATCGTCGATTTCCCCGACCCATCGAGCTTCGCGCTCGGCAAACTGTATTCTGTGCCGTTCTACGACCTGGTGAAAAAGCACCTGGCGGCCAAGGGCCTGATGGTGGTGCAATCGACGTCGCCGTTTTTTGCCCCGCACGCCTACTGGACCATCAATTCGACCCTGCGCGAAGTGGGCATGCGCACCTGGCCCTATCACGCCTACGTGCCTTCGTTCGGCGAATGGGGTTTTATCCTCGCTTCGCCCCAGCTCGACTACACACCGCCGACGACATACCGCCTGCCCATGCGCTACCTGAATGCGGACACCACGCGCGAAATGTTCATCTTCCCGCCCGATATGCAGCCGCTGCCGATGGCGCCGAATCGTCTCAACACCCAGTCGCTCGTGCATGAATTCGAGCAGGACTGGAACCGGGTGATCCGCTGA
- the speD gene encoding adenosylmethionine decarboxylase, producing the protein MTATPHLPLGTHLLADLSGIVPERLRDGAALERLLRDAAITAGAQVLHSHFHSFGAGQGVTGVVLLAESHISIHTWPECGFAAVDIFMCGAARPQLALDAIKDALQAAHCQLQSVRRAPPGQA; encoded by the coding sequence ATGACAGCCACACCGCATCTGCCCCTGGGCACCCACTTGCTGGCCGATTTGTCGGGTATCGTGCCGGAACGCCTGCGCGACGGCGCCGCGCTCGAACGCCTGCTGCGCGATGCAGCCATCACGGCTGGCGCACAGGTGCTGCACAGCCATTTCCACAGCTTTGGCGCCGGCCAGGGCGTCACCGGCGTGGTGCTGCTGGCCGAGTCGCATATCTCCATCCACACGTGGCCGGAATGCGGCTTTGCCGCCGTCGATATCTTCATGTGCGGCGCGGCGCGGCCGCAACTGGCGCTCGATGCCATCAAGGATGCGCTGCAGGCGGCGCACTGCCAGCTGCAGTCCGTGCGGCGCGCGCCACCCGGGCAGGCATAA
- the rsgA gene encoding ribosome small subunit-dependent GTPase A: MIAFDFAQLRLIGLQQAIASAATQLELSSPATQLLRVCAVHRDSIGVHDGTLEHPAQILPRLLHQLQAQDNILTVGDWVAAEHDGHGTLWITAHLSPVTQIARRGNDGRRQLLASNVDTALLVMGLDEDFNPRRLERYLSIVLAAQVTPVVVLSKADVADDVPGKLAQLRQRLPPHVPLFAIDTRHAYDVAILEPWLGAGQTLVLLGSSGAGKSSLTNTLCATGQATNGVRHGDGRGRHTTTARSLHLCASGACIIDTPGLRSWQADADADTLAATFDDIAALAATCQFRDCRHASEPGCAVRGTVDGDRLRNYHKLLRDARRGEATPLERIAARARWKTVLKAGLERGKDKRR; the protein is encoded by the coding sequence ATGATCGCATTCGATTTTGCGCAACTACGCCTTATCGGGCTGCAGCAGGCCATCGCCAGCGCAGCCACCCAACTCGAACTCTCCTCCCCCGCCACGCAGCTGCTGCGCGTTTGCGCCGTGCACCGCGACAGCATCGGCGTGCACGACGGCACCTTGGAACACCCGGCGCAGATCCTGCCGCGCCTGCTGCATCAGCTGCAGGCGCAGGACAATATTCTTACTGTCGGCGACTGGGTCGCCGCCGAACACGATGGTCACGGCACGCTGTGGATAACGGCGCACTTATCCCCAGTCACGCAAATCGCCCGGCGCGGCAATGACGGCCGCCGCCAACTGCTCGCCAGCAATGTCGATACGGCCTTGCTGGTGATGGGACTGGACGAAGACTTCAATCCGCGCCGCCTGGAGCGCTATCTGTCCATCGTGCTGGCGGCGCAAGTGACGCCCGTGGTGGTACTGAGCAAGGCCGACGTGGCCGACGACGTGCCGGGCAAGCTGGCGCAGCTCAGACAGCGTCTGCCGCCCCACGTGCCCCTGTTTGCCATCGACACGCGCCATGCCTATGACGTGGCCATCCTGGAACCCTGGCTGGGTGCAGGCCAGACCCTGGTGCTGCTCGGGTCATCGGGCGCCGGCAAGTCCAGCCTGACCAATACCTTGTGCGCGACAGGACAGGCGACCAATGGCGTGCGCCATGGCGACGGGCGCGGCCGCCACACGACGACGGCCCGCTCGCTGCACCTGTGCGCCAGCGGCGCCTGCATCATCGACACGCCGGGCTTGCGCAGCTGGCAGGCCGATGCCGATGCGGATACTCTGGCGGCCACGTTTGACGACATCGCGGCGCTCGCGGCGACGTGCCAGTTCCGCGACTGCCGGCACGCCAGCGAGCCCGGTTGCGCCGTACGGGGCACCGTCGATGGGGACCGCTTGCGCAATTATCACAAGCTGCTGCGCGACGCCCGCCGTGGCGAGGCAACGCCGCTCGAGCGCATCGCCGCGCGCGCCAGGTGGAAGACGGTATTGAAGGCGGGACTGGAAAGGGGCAAGGACAAGCGCCGCTGA
- the atpD gene encoding F0F1 ATP synthase subunit beta has protein sequence MADGKIVQCIGAVVDVEFPRNAMPKVFDALKMAGSELTLEVQQQLGDGIVRTIALGTSDGLRRGMMIQNTGKPIMVPVGKATLGRIMDVLGNPIDECGPVSHEQVASIHRTAPAYDELSPSQELLETGIKVIDLVCPFAKGGKVGLFGGAGVGKTVNMMELINNIAKAHSGVSVFAGVGERTREGNDFYHEMADAKVVDLENPENSKVAMVYGQMNEPPGNRLRVALTGLTIAESFRDEGKDVLFFVDNIYRFTLAGTEVSALLGRMPSAVGYQPTLAEEMGRLQERITSTKTGSITSIQAVYVPADDYTDPSPATTFAHLDSTVALSRDIASLGIYPAVDPLDSTSRQLDPLIVGQEHYDTARAVQTTLQRYKELRDIIAILGMDELAPEDKLLVARARKMQRFLSQPFHVAEVFTGAPGKYVSLKDTIKGFKMIASGELDHLPEQAFYMVGTIEEAIEKAKKLN, from the coding sequence ATGGCTGATGGCAAAATCGTTCAGTGTATCGGCGCTGTGGTGGACGTTGAGTTTCCCCGCAACGCGATGCCTAAGGTATTTGATGCCTTGAAGATGGCAGGCTCGGAACTGACCCTGGAAGTACAACAGCAGTTGGGCGACGGCATTGTCCGTACCATTGCACTCGGCACGTCCGATGGCTTGCGTCGCGGCATGATGATCCAGAATACCGGCAAACCTATCATGGTGCCAGTCGGTAAAGCAACCCTGGGTCGCATCATGGACGTGCTGGGCAACCCGATCGACGAATGCGGCCCAGTGTCGCACGAGCAAGTCGCGTCGATCCACCGCACCGCTCCTGCATACGACGAACTGTCGCCATCGCAAGAACTGCTGGAAACCGGCATCAAGGTGATCGACCTGGTTTGCCCGTTTGCAAAAGGCGGTAAAGTTGGTCTGTTCGGCGGCGCTGGCGTAGGCAAGACCGTCAACATGATGGAATTGATTAACAACATCGCCAAAGCGCACAGCGGCGTGTCCGTGTTCGCCGGTGTGGGTGAGCGTACGCGTGAAGGTAACGACTTCTACCACGAGATGGCTGACGCGAAAGTGGTCGATCTGGAAAATCCAGAGAACTCCAAAGTGGCGATGGTCTACGGTCAGATGAATGAACCGCCAGGTAACCGTCTGCGCGTTGCGCTGACCGGCCTGACGATCGCTGAATCGTTCCGTGATGAAGGCAAAGACGTTCTGTTCTTCGTCGACAACATCTACCGCTTCACGCTGGCTGGTACCGAAGTGTCGGCACTGCTGGGCCGTATGCCGTCGGCTGTGGGTTACCAACCGACCCTGGCTGAAGAAATGGGCCGTCTGCAAGAGCGTATCACGTCGACCAAGACCGGTTCGATCACCTCGATCCAGGCCGTCTACGTTCCTGCCGATGATTACACCGATCCGTCGCCTGCTACCACGTTTGCTCACTTGGATTCGACCGTTGCGCTGTCGCGTGACATCGCTTCCCTGGGTATCTACCCAGCCGTGGATCCACTCGACTCGACCTCGCGTCAGCTCGATCCGTTGATCGTTGGTCAAGAGCACTATGACACCGCGCGTGCCGTGCAAACGACCCTGCAACGCTACAAGGAATTGCGCGACATTATCGCGATTCTGGGTATGGACGAGCTGGCACCGGAAGACAAACTGCTGGTTGCCCGCGCACGTAAGATGCAGCGTTTCCTGTCGCAGCCTTTCCACGTCGCTGAAGTCTTTACCGGCGCGCCTGGTAAATACGTTTCGCTCAAAGACACGATCAAGGGCTTCAAAATGATCGCTTCGGGCGAACTCGATCACCTGCCGGAACAAGCGTTCTACATGGTCGGCACGATCGAAGAAGCAATCGAAAAAGCCAAGAAACTTAACTAA
- the atpA gene encoding F0F1 ATP synthase subunit alpha produces MQLNPSEISELIKSRIQGLDGGAEVRNQGTVISVADGICRIHGLSDVMQGEMLEFPGNTFGLAMNLERDSVGSVILGAYEHISEGDTVKCTGRILEVPIGPELLGRVVNALGQPIDGKGAIDTKLTAAIEKIAPGVIARESVSQPMQTGLKSIDAMVPVGRGQRELIIGDRQTGKSAVAIDAIINQKGQGMKCIYVAIGQKASSIKNIVRSLEQHGAMEYTIVVAASASESAAMQYISPYSGCAMGEYFRDRGEDALIVYDDLSKQAVAYRQISLLLRRPPGREAYPGDVFYLHSRLLERAARVNADYVEKFTDGAVKGKTGSLTALPIIETQAGDVSAFVPTNVISITDGQIFLETSLFNAGIRPAINAGISVSRVGGAAQTKVIKNLSGGIRTDLAQYRELAAFAQFASDLDESTRKQLDRGARVTELLKQAQYSPLSISLMAVSLFSVNKGFMDDVPVKQVLSFEAGVHAYMKTKQAALLAKIEETKQLDKDSEATLSAAIADFKKSGAY; encoded by the coding sequence CATCCACGGTTTGTCTGACGTGATGCAAGGCGAGATGCTGGAATTCCCAGGCAACACGTTTGGCCTGGCAATGAATCTGGAACGCGACTCCGTCGGTTCCGTGATTCTGGGTGCCTACGAGCACATCTCCGAAGGCGACACGGTGAAATGCACCGGCCGCATTCTGGAAGTGCCAATTGGTCCTGAGCTGCTCGGCCGCGTTGTCAACGCGCTGGGTCAGCCAATCGACGGCAAAGGCGCCATCGACACGAAACTGACGGCCGCGATTGAAAAAATCGCTCCGGGCGTGATCGCCCGTGAGTCCGTTTCGCAACCAATGCAAACCGGCCTGAAGTCGATCGATGCGATGGTTCCAGTTGGCCGCGGCCAGCGCGAACTGATCATCGGCGACCGTCAAACCGGCAAGTCGGCTGTGGCGATTGATGCGATCATCAATCAAAAAGGCCAGGGCATGAAATGTATCTACGTCGCGATTGGCCAAAAAGCCTCGTCGATCAAGAACATCGTGCGCTCGCTGGAACAGCACGGCGCGATGGAATACACCATCGTTGTCGCCGCTTCCGCTTCGGAATCGGCCGCCATGCAATACATCTCGCCGTACTCCGGTTGCGCCATGGGCGAATACTTCCGTGACCGCGGTGAAGATGCACTGATCGTCTACGATGATCTGTCCAAACAAGCTGTTGCATACCGTCAAATCTCGCTGCTGCTGCGCCGTCCACCAGGTCGCGAAGCGTACCCAGGCGACGTGTTCTACCTGCACAGCCGCCTGCTGGAACGCGCAGCACGCGTGAACGCCGACTACGTCGAGAAGTTCACCGACGGCGCCGTCAAAGGCAAGACCGGTTCCCTGACGGCACTGCCGATCATTGAAACGCAAGCTGGCGACGTGTCCGCATTCGTTCCAACCAACGTGATTTCGATTACCGACGGTCAGATCTTCCTGGAAACCTCGCTGTTCAACGCCGGTATCCGTCCTGCAATTAACGCCGGTATTTCCGTATCGCGCGTCGGTGGCGCCGCCCAGACCAAGGTCATCAAAAACCTGTCCGGCGGTATCCGTACCGACTTGGCGCAGTACCGTGAATTGGCCGCGTTTGCGCAGTTCGCATCCGACCTCGATGAATCGACCCGCAAGCAGCTGGACCGTGGTGCCCGCGTCACGGAATTGCTCAAGCAAGCCCAGTACTCGCCACTGTCGATCTCGCTGATGGCCGTATCGCTGTTCTCGGTGAACAAAGGCTTCATGGACGACGTGCCAGTCAAGCAAGTGCTGTCGTTCGAAGCTGGTGTCCACGCTTACATGAAGACCAAGCAAGCTGCTCTGCTGGCCAAGATCGAAGAAACCAAGCAACTCGACAAAGACAGCGAAGCAACTCTGTCGGCGGCCATTGCTGATTTCAAGAAATCCGGCGCATATTAA
- a CDS encoding F0F1 ATP synthase subunit epsilon codes for MAHTIHVDVVSAEELIFSGEAEFVALPGEQGELGIYPRHTPLITRIRPGAVRIKVVGQAEEEFVFVAGGLLEVQPDTVTVLADTAIRGHDLDEAKALEAKKLAEENIHNKDSGIDYAQAQAELASAIAQLAAIQKLRKM; via the coding sequence ATGGCACACACAATTCACGTTGACGTGGTTTCCGCTGAAGAACTGATTTTTTCAGGTGAAGCAGAATTCGTCGCGTTGCCGGGTGAACAAGGCGAGCTGGGTATCTACCCACGCCACACGCCTTTGATTACCCGCATCCGTCCGGGCGCGGTCCGCATCAAGGTAGTCGGCCAGGCTGAAGAAGAGTTCGTCTTCGTTGCCGGCGGCCTGCTGGAAGTGCAACCGGATACCGTGACCGTTCTGGCCGATACCGCGATCCGCGGTCACGACCTCGACGAAGCGAAAGCGCTGGAAGCGAAGAAGTTGGCGGAAGAAAATATCCACAACAAGGATTCGGGCATCGACTACGCGCAAGCGCAAGCCGAGCTGGCCAGCGCGATTGCGCAACTGGCAGCGATCCAGAAGCTGCGCAAGATGTAA
- a CDS encoding DUF350 domain-containing protein — MPAILNYLIHLLLAAALLIAFFIIYTRVTPYKEVLLIRQGNQAAALSLSGALLGFSATIASSLMHTADYQQFFAWAFGAMVVQLLAYVVTTRLLRMSKDQIESNNSAFGGLLGAISLSIGAINAACIS; from the coding sequence GTGCCCGCCATCCTAAACTATCTGATCCATCTTTTACTGGCCGCCGCGCTGCTGATTGCCTTTTTTATCATCTACACGCGCGTCACGCCGTATAAGGAAGTGCTGCTGATCCGCCAGGGCAACCAGGCGGCGGCCCTGTCGCTGAGCGGCGCGCTGCTGGGCTTTTCCGCCACCATCGCCTCGTCCCTGATGCACACGGCCGACTACCAGCAATTCTTCGCCTGGGCCTTCGGTGCCATGGTGGTGCAATTGCTCGCCTATGTGGTCACCACGCGCTTGCTGCGCATGTCGAAAGACCAGATCGAATCGAACAACAGCGCTTTCGGCGGCCTGCTGGGCGCCATTTCCCTGTCGATCGGCGCCATCAACGCCGCCTGCATTTCCTGA
- the atpG gene encoding F0F1 ATP synthase subunit gamma yields MASSKEIRGKIKSVENTKKITKAMEMVAASKMRKAQDRMRAARPYSDKIRNIAANLANANPEYTHPFLAAAQGTQAKAVGFIVVTTDKGLCGGMNTNILRQVTSKSRELEAAGNRIEAVAIGNKGLGFLNRIGVKIVASAIQTGDTPHLEKLIGPVKVMLEEFQAGKLDAVYLCYTKFINTMKQEPVVEQLLPLTADKMVADKSAHSWDYIYEPDAQSIIDELLERYVEALVYQAVAENLASEQSARMVAMKAASDNAGSVIGELKLIYNKTRQAAITKELSEIVAGAAAV; encoded by the coding sequence ATGGCATCAAGCAAAGAGATACGAGGCAAGATCAAGAGCGTAGAGAATACGAAGAAGATCACCAAGGCGATGGAAATGGTCGCCGCGTCCAAAATGCGCAAGGCGCAAGACCGGATGCGGGCCGCTCGTCCCTATAGTGACAAGATTCGGAATATCGCCGCCAATCTGGCGAATGCCAATCCGGAATACACGCACCCGTTCCTGGCAGCTGCCCAGGGTACGCAAGCGAAGGCAGTGGGTTTCATCGTTGTGACGACCGACAAGGGTCTGTGCGGCGGCATGAATACCAACATCCTGCGCCAGGTGACGAGCAAGTCGCGCGAGCTGGAAGCAGCTGGCAACCGGATTGAAGCAGTTGCCATCGGTAACAAGGGTTTGGGTTTTTTGAATCGCATCGGCGTCAAGATCGTCGCCTCTGCCATTCAAACCGGTGATACGCCCCACCTGGAAAAATTGATCGGACCCGTCAAGGTCATGCTCGAAGAGTTCCAGGCTGGCAAGCTCGACGCAGTGTACCTGTGCTACACCAAATTCATCAACACGATGAAGCAGGAACCAGTGGTCGAACAGCTGCTGCCATTGACGGCCGACAAAATGGTCGCCGACAAGAGCGCACACTCGTGGGATTACATCTACGAGCCGGATGCACAAAGCATCATCGACGAATTGCTGGAGCGCTATGTAGAAGCGCTGGTGTACCAGGCAGTCGCGGAGAATCTGGCGTCCGAGCAATCGGCACGGATGGTCGCGATGAAAGCTGCAAGCGACAACGCGGGTAGTGTGATCGGCGAACTGAAGCTGATCTACAACAAAACCCGCCAAGCTGCGATTACCAAAGAACTCTCCGAAATCGTCGCCGGTGCGGCTGCGGTTTAA